A window of the Roseomonas haemaphysalidis genome harbors these coding sequences:
- the istA gene encoding IS21 family transposase, which produces MLTVDMMARVRRAHFVDGKSIKQITRELGLARNTVRRVLRSGETAFTYERQVQPRPKLGAWTQLLEQRLGANERLPSRERLDLIRVFEDLQQQGFTGGYDTVRRYARARQRQRGTATSDAYIPLSFEPGEAYQFDWSQEVVVLHGATVAVRVAQKRLCHSRMLFVRAYPRESQEMVFDAHDKAFAFFRGTCQRGIYDNMRTAVDVVGVGRERQFNRRFLQMCSHYLVEPTACTPASGWEKGQVENQVGLVRNRFFKPRLKFASLHDMNGWLLEQCVLYARSHPHPERRDCPVWEMFEQERPALVPYVGTFDGFNARTSAVSKTCLVAYDKNRYSVMAQAVGRPVEVHAYAERILIRQDGQVVGEHPRCFGREQIVYDPWHYVPVLARKPGALRNGAPFKGWVLPSALGRVQGRLRGSVDGDRQMVAILQAVSLDGLPAVEAACVEALAAGLCSSDVVLNALSRQRPATTPPDIATPDALRLRHEPIADCARYDTLRSQSHGTTSGAGADERAQAGGHESRL; this is translated from the coding sequence ATGCTGACGGTGGACATGATGGCCCGGGTGCGTCGGGCGCATTTCGTGGACGGCAAGTCGATCAAGCAGATCACGCGCGAGCTGGGTCTGGCGCGCAACACGGTGCGGCGGGTGCTGCGCTCGGGCGAGACAGCCTTCACCTACGAGCGTCAGGTGCAGCCGCGGCCCAAGCTCGGAGCCTGGACGCAGTTGCTGGAGCAGCGGCTCGGCGCCAATGAGCGGCTGCCCAGTCGTGAGCGGCTCGATCTGATCCGCGTGTTCGAGGACCTGCAGCAGCAGGGGTTCACCGGTGGCTATGATACCGTGCGCCGCTACGCCCGGGCGCGACAGCGGCAGCGCGGCACGGCGACCTCAGACGCCTATATCCCACTGAGCTTTGAGCCCGGCGAGGCGTACCAGTTCGACTGGTCGCAGGAGGTCGTCGTGCTGCACGGCGCCACGGTCGCGGTGCGGGTGGCGCAGAAGCGGCTGTGTCACAGCCGGATGCTGTTCGTGCGCGCCTATCCGCGCGAAAGCCAGGAGATGGTGTTCGATGCGCATGACAAGGCGTTCGCGTTTTTCCGCGGCACCTGTCAGCGCGGCATCTATGACAACATGCGCACAGCCGTCGACGTCGTCGGGGTGGGGCGCGAGCGACAGTTCAATCGCCGGTTCCTGCAGATGTGCAGCCACTACCTGGTCGAGCCAACGGCCTGCACACCGGCCTCGGGCTGGGAGAAAGGTCAGGTGGAGAACCAGGTCGGCCTGGTGCGAAACCGGTTCTTTAAACCACGCCTGAAGTTCGCCTCGCTGCACGACATGAATGGCTGGCTGCTCGAGCAATGCGTGCTCTACGCCCGCAGCCACCCGCATCCCGAGCGCCGCGACTGCCCGGTGTGGGAGATGTTCGAGCAGGAGCGGCCCGCCCTGGTGCCCTATGTCGGGACGTTCGACGGGTTCAACGCCCGGACCTCGGCCGTCTCCAAAACCTGCCTCGTGGCCTATGACAAGAACCGCTACTCGGTGATGGCGCAGGCGGTCGGGCGGCCGGTCGAGGTGCATGCCTATGCCGAGCGGATCCTGATCCGCCAGGACGGGCAGGTGGTCGGCGAGCATCCGCGCTGCTTTGGCCGCGAGCAGATCGTCTACGATCCCTGGCACTACGTGCCGGTGCTGGCGCGCAAGCCCGGTGCGCTGCGCAATGGTGCCCCGTTCAAGGGTTGGGTGCTGCCCAGCGCCCTGGGCCGTGTGCAGGGGCGGCTGCGTGGCAGCGTGGATGGCGACCGGCAGATGGTGGCCATCCTGCAGGCCGTATCCCTGGACGGTCTGCCCGCCGTGGAGGCCGCCTGCGTCGAGGCGCTCGCGGCAGGCCTGTGCAGCAGCGATGTGGTGCTGAACGCCCTGTCGCGCCAGCGCCCCGCAACCACCCCGCCGGACATCGCCACCCCCGACGCATTGCGGCTGCGGCATGAGCCGATCGCCGACTGCGCCCGTTACGACACCCTCAGGAGCCAAAGTCATGGAACGACATCAGGTGCTGGAGCTGATGAGCGAGCTCAAGCTGGTGGGCATGAAAGCCGCCTATGA
- a CDS encoding ParA family protein: MKATTRSRKAARVKMRDIAASPSKLARPKILVCSSGKGGSGKTCLTRNLAVFAAHAGLRVATIDLDPQRGLTNWYAVRPDEAVNIPNVAIPLSRLQEAMHQAEALGKLDLLVIDTPPGVDASPVEMRHLLLLADFVLVPTGQGAGDLRSVVEWMAFIRREQRPSAFVLNLTMRSAGSFDRAKQRLIEAGDLCPFDIRLYESIRVSDEIGLGVAEMKGANGLSDVRGVFTFAMHALGMKVSVDV; the protein is encoded by the coding sequence GTGAAAGCGACGACACGCAGCAGAAAAGCGGCTCGGGTCAAAATGCGGGACATAGCAGCTTCTCCATCCAAATTGGCGCGTCCTAAAATTTTGGTTTGTTCATCAGGCAAAGGTGGGAGTGGCAAAACCTGTCTGACGCGGAATTTGGCTGTCTTCGCAGCACACGCTGGATTACGCGTAGCAACAATCGACCTCGATCCACAACGTGGCCTCACCAATTGGTACGCAGTTCGACCGGACGAAGCTGTCAACATCCCGAACGTAGCTATCCCTTTGTCTAGGCTTCAAGAAGCCATGCATCAGGCTGAGGCTCTGGGAAAATTAGACCTCCTCGTCATTGATACGCCTCCTGGTGTGGACGCTTCTCCTGTAGAAATGCGTCATCTTCTCCTCCTGGCTGATTTTGTTCTCGTGCCGACAGGACAAGGAGCTGGTGACCTGCGATCGGTTGTTGAGTGGATGGCTTTTATCCGCCGTGAACAGAGACCTTCAGCTTTTGTGCTCAATCTGACAATGCGTTCCGCGGGTAGTTTCGACCGCGCCAAGCAGCGCCTCATAGAGGCTGGCGACCTATGCCCATTCGATATCCGCCTCTACGAAAGCATTCGAGTGAGCGATGAAATAGGCTTAGGAGTGGCAGAAATGAAGGGAGCGAACGGGCTGTCCGATGTCCGCGGTGTCTTCACATTCGCCATGCACGCTCTCGGTATGAAGGTGTCGGTCGATGTCTAA